A window from Deinococcus malanensis encodes these proteins:
- a CDS encoding enoyl-CoA hydratase-related protein: protein MTLQSVSLTRRGETATLTLVTKKGTLGPTFWREMPAVLEELSRSRVVVVRGQDLFSAGLDLHASGAQILPVLGDPAAFKAVVDEMHAAIEGLAALPVPVIAAVHGWCIGAGLELIAAADLRLCSQDARFSLPEVKLGITADLGGLQRLPHLIGRGRTAHLALTADPIDATTAERWGLVTEVHASPEALFARADALADQLAALPPKALEGTKRTLNDGLPHRQSLDGAVAWNARHMTAEALLGALRK, encoded by the coding sequence ATGACGTTGCAAAGCGTGAGCCTCACCCGGCGGGGTGAGACGGCCACCCTGACCCTGGTGACCAAGAAAGGTACCCTGGGGCCGACCTTCTGGCGTGAAATGCCGGCGGTGCTTGAGGAGCTCTCCCGGTCCAGGGTGGTCGTTGTGCGCGGCCAGGACCTGTTCAGCGCCGGTCTGGACCTGCATGCCAGCGGCGCCCAGATTCTGCCGGTGCTGGGTGATCCGGCCGCCTTCAAGGCTGTGGTCGATGAGATGCACGCCGCCATCGAGGGGCTGGCCGCGCTGCCCGTTCCTGTTATTGCGGCTGTTCACGGTTGGTGCATCGGCGCTGGTCTGGAGCTGATTGCCGCCGCCGACCTGCGGCTGTGCAGCCAGGACGCCCGGTTCAGTCTGCCGGAGGTGAAACTGGGGATTACGGCCGACCTTGGCGGGCTGCAGCGGCTGCCTCACCTGATCGGCCGCGGGCGCACGGCCCATCTGGCCCTGACCGCCGATCCGATTGACGCGACCACTGCTGAACGCTGGGGCCTGGTGACGGAGGTTCATGCCAGCCCCGAAGCGCTGTTTGCCCGCGCAGATGCGCTGGCCGATCAGCTGGCTGCCCTGCCTCCCAAAGCCCTGGAAGGCACCAAGCGTACCCTGAACGACGGCCTGCCCCACCGACAGAGCCTGGACGGTGCTGTGGCCTGGAATGCTCGGCACATGACGGCCGAAGCCCTGCTGGGCGCACTGCGTAAATAA
- a CDS encoding response regulator translates to MKSIDILLVEDNPADIMLTEEAFEEADFEHRLHVAKDGVDALAFLRREGPHAGAPRPDVILMDLNMPRMGGLEVLDILKEDEALRSIPVIVLTTSRAENDIWRSYNLHANAYIPKPVSVSEFVEVIRSFGNFWFTKVALPPNRS, encoded by the coding sequence ATGAAATCCATTGACATTCTGCTGGTCGAGGACAACCCCGCCGACATCATGCTGACCGAGGAAGCCTTCGAGGAGGCAGATTTCGAACACCGGCTGCACGTAGCCAAGGACGGGGTCGATGCACTGGCCTTCCTGCGCCGCGAGGGCCCCCACGCGGGGGCGCCGCGCCCGGACGTCATCCTGATGGACCTGAACATGCCGCGCATGGGCGGGCTGGAAGTGCTGGATATCCTCAAGGAAGACGAGGCGCTGCGCAGCATTCCGGTGATCGTGCTGACCACCTCGCGGGCGGAGAACGACATCTGGCGCAGCTATAACCTGCACGCCAACGCCTACATTCCCAAGCCGGTGAGTGTGAGTGAATTTGTGGAGGTCATCCGCTCGTTCGGAAATTTCTGGTTTACCAAAGTGGCGCTGCCGCCTAACCGTAGCTGA
- a CDS encoding MFS transporter, producing MNWKFSRQVWLYLASVFSFGLAQAFAALFLNFYLRALGLGAEWQGLLNALPALTLAALSLPAVALARRISNAHTLKIGAGLSLVGTLLLASAHGPAMAIVGALVQGAGAALSIVAGSPFMANNSDERNRVTLFSVQNALMTGAGFLGNLLGGRVPETYAGLTATEPDGVGALRAALLVASAFQLLGLLPVLRLRPSGKPAREGRSFAVRDKRTMARLVLPNVLVGLGAGATIPFLNVFIEGKFQVSYASLGMLFAWTSLATAATALLQPLLVRRMGQLQAVLLVQACSLPFLAVLGFAPHLWMVAAALFTRGALMNAAGPVYSAYAMSALPEEDRPMYSAVNVIAWDVGWAVSSLLGGVVRAGLPFHTAFNLLFGWTLLLYASSVLAIYLGLYRPAQRLVQPVRS from the coding sequence TTGAACTGGAAGTTCTCCCGGCAGGTCTGGCTGTATCTGGCCTCGGTGTTCAGCTTTGGGCTGGCACAGGCGTTTGCGGCACTGTTTCTGAATTTCTACCTGCGGGCGCTGGGCCTGGGAGCCGAGTGGCAGGGCCTGCTCAACGCGCTGCCGGCCCTGACCCTGGCGGCCCTGAGCCTGCCGGCAGTGGCGCTGGCCCGGCGCATCAGCAATGCCCATACCCTGAAAATCGGTGCGGGGCTGAGCCTGGTAGGCACGCTGCTGCTCGCCAGTGCCCATGGCCCAGCAATGGCCATCGTGGGCGCGCTGGTCCAGGGTGCGGGCGCGGCGCTGTCCATCGTCGCCGGCTCGCCGTTCATGGCCAACAACAGCGATGAGCGCAACCGGGTAACGCTGTTCAGCGTCCAGAACGCCCTGATGACCGGAGCCGGCTTCCTCGGCAACCTGCTGGGTGGACGGGTGCCCGAAACCTACGCCGGGCTGACCGCCACCGAACCGGACGGCGTGGGCGCACTGCGCGCGGCCCTGCTGGTTGCTTCGGCCTTCCAGCTGCTGGGGCTGCTGCCGGTGCTGCGGCTGCGTCCCAGTGGAAAACCAGCCCGCGAAGGCCGCAGTTTCGCGGTCCGGGACAAGCGGACCATGGCCCGGCTGGTGCTGCCCAATGTCCTGGTGGGTCTGGGCGCGGGAGCCACCATTCCCTTCCTGAACGTCTTTATCGAGGGCAAGTTCCAGGTGAGCTACGCCTCCCTGGGGATGCTCTTTGCCTGGACCAGCCTGGCGACCGCTGCGACTGCCCTGCTGCAACCGCTGCTGGTGCGCCGGATGGGACAGTTGCAGGCCGTCTTGCTGGTCCAGGCCTGCAGCCTGCCGTTTCTGGCAGTGCTGGGCTTCGCGCCGCACCTGTGGATGGTGGCTGCGGCGCTGTTCACGCGCGGCGCCCTGATGAACGCCGCCGGACCGGTGTACAGCGCCTACGCCATGTCGGCCCTGCCCGAGGAGGACCGCCCGATGTACTCGGCGGTCAACGTGATCGCCTGGGACGTGGGTTGGGCAGTCAGCAGCCTGCTGGGGGGCGTGGTGAGGGCCGGACTGCCGTTTCACACAGCCTTCAACCTGCTGTTTGGCTGGACCCTGCTGCTGTATGCCTCGAGTGTCCTGGCGATCTACCTGGGGCTGTACCGGCCGGCGCAACGGCTGGTCCAGCCGGTGAGGTCCTGA
- a CDS encoding ankyrin repeat domain-containing protein, which translates to MSDAPTPDDGALDREILAFLQDAFEHVRNGDAAQLRQMLERGLPPNIRNSQGDSLLMLASYHGHHAAARSLLEVGADHELRNDRGQSPLEAAAFKGDQTMAELLLEFGADPNARSAAGKTPLMMAAMFGRTGIVEVLLSSGADPAARDEGGMSALDAARLMGAASTAAQLEAL; encoded by the coding sequence ATGAGTGACGCCCCCACCCCGGACGACGGCGCGCTGGACCGTGAGATTCTGGCGTTCCTGCAAGACGCTTTCGAGCATGTGCGCAATGGCGACGCTGCGCAGCTCCGGCAGATGCTGGAGCGCGGCTTGCCGCCCAATATCCGCAACAGTCAGGGTGACTCCCTGCTGATGCTGGCCAGCTACCACGGCCACCACGCGGCGGCCCGCAGCCTGCTGGAAGTCGGCGCGGACCATGAACTCCGCAACGACCGGGGCCAGAGCCCCCTGGAGGCTGCCGCCTTCAAAGGAGACCAGACCATGGCCGAACTGCTGCTGGAGTTTGGGGCCGATCCGAATGCCCGCAGCGCGGCGGGGAAAACCCCGCTGATGATGGCAGCCATGTTCGGCCGCACCGGCATCGTGGAGGTGCTGCTATCAAGCGGCGCAGACCCGGCGGCACGTGATGAAGGTGGCATGTCCGCGCTGGACGCCGCCCGGCTGATGGGCGCGGCCAGCACGGCCGCGCAACTCGAAGCGCTCTGA
- a CDS encoding zinc ribbon domain-containing protein, which produces MSDTGSLQRLHRVQQLDLNLDTLRAEEGNIPDALRDARAQQSQLNNDLEDTEITLEDVEKRLRQQEQDLATTREQIVRAREEQEKNAFDARAQSQYGSRIQMLGERADEMEEDLVPLRERRRELSERASQLREQHRALRPTLNDLETQDDTRIQGLRDQGEADRQERAGLVADLDTRTVREYDMIRKAKKGLGVVEIRAGRCTGCNVVLPVNVQQRAALGKLPPVKCPSCGRFLIRLDLG; this is translated from the coding sequence ATGAGCGACACCGGATCTTTACAGCGCCTGCACCGCGTTCAGCAACTTGACCTGAACCTCGACACACTGCGCGCCGAGGAAGGCAACATTCCGGATGCCCTGCGTGACGCCCGCGCTCAGCAGTCTCAGCTGAACAATGACCTTGAGGACACCGAGATCACCCTGGAGGACGTGGAAAAGCGTCTGCGTCAGCAGGAGCAGGACCTGGCCACCACCCGTGAGCAGATTGTGCGGGCCAGGGAAGAGCAGGAGAAAAACGCCTTCGACGCTCGGGCCCAGAGCCAGTACGGCAGCCGCATCCAGATGCTGGGGGAGCGGGCCGACGAGATGGAAGAGGACCTCGTGCCGCTGCGCGAGCGCCGCCGCGAGCTCTCCGAGCGGGCCTCACAGCTGCGCGAGCAGCACCGCGCCCTGCGCCCCACCCTCAATGACCTTGAAACGCAGGACGACACCCGCATTCAGGGCCTGCGCGACCAGGGGGAGGCGGACCGTCAGGAACGTGCCGGGCTGGTGGCCGACCTCGACACCCGCACGGTGCGCGAATACGACATGATCCGCAAGGCCAAGAAGGGCCTGGGGGTTGTGGAGATCCGGGCGGGACGCTGCACCGGCTGTAACGTGGTGCTGCCGGTTAACGTGCAGCAGCGTGCGGCCCTGGGCAAGCTGCCCCCGGTGAAGTGCCCCTCGTGCGGGCGCTTCCTGATCCGCCTCGACCTCGGCTGA
- a CDS encoding Ppx/GppA phosphatase family protein, protein MKVAVADVGTNSSHLLLAEASSGDYRVIDSLKDRTRLGECLDARGHLTPEGEDRLASALLRFRELSSAAGIPEVRVYATSALREAPNGPEVAARMRERTGVYPAIISGEREGQLTYLGAADSVEFGADNVLLDLGGGSLEFARGGPQAAADVLSLPLGAIRMTRAFLAEEPPGRKAVRAVQEHVRNLLFPFAARFQVGPGTRVILSSGTAEAAAMAISAGRGHGGGHINGVSFTVAELEALLEQARSSRPAARARIPGFERRGNTIVAGLAVLHAALGLLGAHEVTVSEGALREGMLIEELAQLESYSRTLSVRQRSVLATAERFGANLAHAGQVATLSRGLLDALTHLNERFPEEARALLTAAAALHEAGLIVSQSSHHKHSAYLIRHADLRGFSSRDQELIAQIARYHRRSPPKPSHIEYMALPPADRTLVFRLAAVLRVADGLDRAHAGGTRLGDLSRDGKGWILRLSGATPLDLLGAREKADLWARVYGPLTFSPG, encoded by the coding sequence ATGAAAGTTGCTGTTGCCGATGTCGGCACCAACTCCAGCCACCTGCTGCTGGCCGAGGCCAGCAGCGGGGACTACCGGGTAATCGACAGCCTGAAGGACCGCACGCGCCTGGGAGAATGCCTGGACGCGCGCGGCCACCTGACCCCCGAGGGCGAGGACCGGCTGGCCAGCGCCCTGCTGCGCTTCCGTGAACTGAGCAGCGCCGCCGGTATTCCGGAGGTGCGGGTGTATGCCACGAGCGCCCTGCGCGAAGCGCCCAACGGGCCGGAGGTTGCTGCGCGCATGCGTGAGCGCACCGGGGTGTATCCCGCCATCATCAGTGGCGAGCGCGAGGGCCAGCTGACCTACCTGGGGGCAGCCGACAGCGTGGAGTTCGGAGCCGACAATGTGCTGCTCGACCTGGGGGGCGGCAGTCTGGAGTTTGCCCGGGGGGGTCCTCAGGCGGCGGCCGACGTGCTGAGTCTGCCACTGGGGGCCATCCGAATGACCCGGGCCTTCCTCGCTGAAGAGCCGCCCGGACGCAAGGCTGTGAGGGCTGTCCAGGAGCATGTGCGGAATCTGCTGTTCCCCTTTGCGGCACGCTTCCAGGTGGGGCCCGGCACGCGCGTGATCCTCTCGAGTGGCACGGCCGAAGCCGCCGCGATGGCCATCAGTGCGGGCCGGGGGCACGGTGGGGGCCATATCAACGGGGTGAGCTTCACCGTGGCGGAGCTTGAGGCGCTGCTCGAACAGGCCCGCAGCAGCCGACCGGCCGCACGGGCCCGGATTCCCGGCTTCGAGCGACGGGGAAACACCATCGTCGCCGGGCTGGCAGTTCTGCACGCGGCGCTAGGGCTGCTGGGCGCCCACGAAGTCACGGTCAGCGAGGGTGCCCTGCGCGAGGGCATGCTGATCGAGGAACTTGCGCAGCTGGAGTCGTACTCGAGAACCCTGAGCGTGCGTCAGCGCAGTGTGCTGGCCACCGCCGAGCGCTTCGGGGCCAACCTGGCCCACGCCGGGCAGGTGGCAACCCTGTCACGTGGACTGCTCGACGCACTCACGCACCTGAATGAGCGCTTTCCCGAGGAGGCCCGCGCCCTGCTCACGGCGGCGGCGGCCCTGCACGAGGCTGGTCTGATCGTGTCGCAGAGCAGCCACCACAAGCACAGCGCCTACCTGATCCGCCACGCGGACCTGCGCGGCTTCAGTTCCCGCGACCAGGAGCTGATTGCCCAGATCGCGCGGTATCACCGCCGCAGCCCGCCCAAGCCCTCGCACATCGAGTACATGGCCCTGCCCCCCGCCGACCGGACGCTGGTCTTCCGGCTGGCCGCCGTGCTGCGGGTCGCCGACGGTCTGGACCGCGCCCACGCCGGCGGCACCCGGCTGGGCGATCTGAGCCGGGACGGTAAAGGATGGATCCTGCGCCTGAGCGGCGCCACCCCGCTGGATCTGCTGGGAGCCCGCGAGAAAGCAGACCTGTGGGCCAGGGTCTATGGCCCGCTGACCTTCAGCCCGGGATAA
- the nth gene encoding endonuclease III: MTRKPQPARLPAGAKTRAPQVLSALEVLYPDARTELDFRTPFELLVATVLSAQATDVSVNAATPALFAAYPDAHAMSHAEPEDLEPLIRRIGLYRAKARNLAALARLLVERHDGEVPNDFDAVVALPGAGRKTANVVLSNAYGYPAIAVDTHVGRLARRLGLSTQTNPDKVEGDLQRVFPRERWVFLHHGLILHGRRICIARRPLCESCLMAPFCPKVGVTP; the protein is encoded by the coding sequence GTGACCCGCAAGCCCCAGCCCGCTCGCCTTCCTGCCGGCGCAAAAACCCGCGCTCCCCAGGTGCTCTCGGCCCTGGAGGTCCTGTACCCGGACGCCCGGACCGAGCTGGACTTCCGCACCCCTTTTGAACTGCTGGTGGCGACCGTCCTTAGCGCGCAGGCCACCGACGTCAGCGTGAACGCCGCCACTCCTGCCCTGTTTGCCGCCTACCCGGACGCCCACGCCATGAGCCACGCCGAGCCCGAAGATCTGGAGCCGCTGATCCGCCGCATTGGGCTGTACCGGGCCAAGGCCCGCAACCTCGCCGCACTGGCCCGGCTGCTGGTCGAGCGCCATGACGGCGAGGTCCCCAACGACTTCGATGCCGTGGTGGCCCTGCCCGGTGCGGGGCGCAAGACCGCCAATGTCGTACTGAGCAACGCTTACGGCTACCCAGCCATTGCCGTGGATACGCACGTCGGTCGCCTCGCGCGCCGGTTGGGCCTGAGCACCCAGACCAATCCCGACAAGGTGGAGGGGGACCTGCAGCGCGTCTTTCCCCGGGAGCGCTGGGTGTTTCTGCACCACGGCCTGATCCTGCACGGGCGGCGCATCTGCATTGCCCGGCGGCCCCTGTGTGAGAGCTGCCTCATGGCACCGTTCTGTCCCAAAGTGGGTGTGACGCCTTGA
- the pdxY gene encoding pyridoxal kinase PdxY: MTGHPASPAAPHPAPTPPRNILSIQSWVSYGHVGNAAAMFPLQRLGFEVWAVNTVQFSNHTGYGVWTGSVFPPELVAELLDGIEARGALPDCHAVLSGYMGSEGTVAAVVDAVRRVRETNPQALYCCDPVMGDVGRGVFVRPELPEQIAAKAIPAADIVTPNQFELELLTGQQIDTLEHALQAAHALRDRLRPEGPRIVLLTSLVRQDAPEGSIETLAVTGEGAWLCRTPLIPLDPPRNGTGDAIAALFFGHYLQSGSPAQALSLSMSALYGLLDLTHRTGTREIQLVAAQNEFAQPTQVFGAQQVE, translated from the coding sequence ATGACCGGGCACCCCGCTTCCCCTGCCGCGCCTCACCCGGCGCCCACGCCCCCACGCAACATCCTGAGCATCCAGTCGTGGGTCAGTTACGGGCATGTGGGCAACGCCGCAGCGATGTTCCCGCTGCAGCGTCTGGGCTTCGAGGTCTGGGCCGTCAACACGGTGCAGTTTTCCAACCACACCGGCTATGGCGTCTGGACCGGCAGTGTCTTTCCGCCGGAACTGGTGGCCGAACTGCTCGACGGCATCGAAGCGCGCGGAGCCCTGCCCGACTGCCACGCCGTACTCAGCGGCTATATGGGCTCGGAGGGCACCGTGGCAGCAGTGGTTGACGCCGTGCGCCGGGTACGGGAAACCAATCCGCAGGCCCTGTACTGCTGTGATCCGGTGATGGGGGACGTGGGGCGCGGCGTCTTTGTTCGCCCGGAACTGCCGGAGCAGATCGCGGCGAAGGCCATTCCGGCGGCTGACATCGTGACCCCAAACCAGTTCGAGCTGGAACTGCTGACCGGACAGCAGATAGACACCCTGGAGCATGCCCTTCAGGCGGCCCATGCGCTGCGTGACCGGCTGCGTCCGGAGGGCCCGCGCATCGTGCTGCTGACCAGTCTGGTGCGCCAGGACGCGCCGGAAGGCAGTATCGAAACGCTGGCCGTGACCGGTGAGGGCGCGTGGCTTTGCCGCACCCCCCTGATCCCCCTGGACCCCCCGCGAAACGGTACCGGTGACGCCATCGCCGCGCTGTTTTTCGGCCATTATCTGCAAAGCGGCAGCCCGGCTCAGGCGCTGAGCCTGTCAATGAGTGCCCTGTATGGCCTGCTGGACCTCACGCACCGCACCGGCACCCGCGAGATTCAGCTGGTGGCGGCCCAGAACGAGTTTGCGCAGCCCACGCAGGTGTTTGGCGCGCAGCAGGTGGAGTGA
- a CDS encoding SDR family oxidoreductase produces MTLPAGTPESTFRPDLLAGKHALITGGGSGINLGIARSFAAHGCAVTLLGRNLEKAQAAAAGIQAEGGQALGVSADVRDFAALQAAASQATAEFGPLDIVLAGAAGNFPAPVDGISPNGFKTVVDIDLLGTYNTIKACAPHLRAPGGNVLSISAYGVPVPLQAHVVAAKAGVDALTETLAVEWGLRGIRVNAIIPGPIDGTEGMARLAPDEKTRQKFIATVPLGRFGLPQDIANAALFLVSDAASYVTGVILPVDGGQNMLGGAPQYMMYQQMGLAQPKPENTQ; encoded by the coding sequence ATGACCCTACCCGCTGGTACCCCCGAAAGCACCTTCCGCCCCGACCTGCTTGCCGGCAAACACGCCCTGATCACGGGAGGCGGGAGCGGCATCAACCTGGGCATCGCCCGCAGCTTTGCTGCACACGGCTGCGCCGTGACCCTGCTGGGACGCAATCTGGAAAAGGCCCAGGCGGCGGCGGCCGGAATTCAGGCCGAGGGAGGCCAGGCCCTGGGCGTCAGCGCGGACGTGCGTGACTTTGCCGCCCTGCAGGCCGCTGCCTCGCAGGCCACCGCCGAGTTCGGGCCACTGGATATTGTGCTGGCAGGAGCGGCGGGAAATTTTCCGGCACCGGTAGATGGCATTTCACCCAACGGCTTTAAAACCGTGGTGGACATCGACCTGCTGGGCACCTACAACACCATCAAAGCCTGCGCGCCGCACCTGCGAGCGCCCGGCGGCAACGTCCTGAGCATCAGTGCCTATGGCGTGCCAGTACCTCTGCAGGCGCACGTGGTGGCAGCCAAGGCCGGCGTGGACGCCCTGACCGAGACTCTGGCGGTGGAATGGGGCCTGCGCGGCATCCGCGTCAACGCAATTATTCCCGGTCCCATCGACGGCACTGAAGGGATGGCGCGCCTGGCTCCGGACGAGAAGACGCGTCAGAAGTTCATCGCGACCGTGCCACTGGGGCGTTTCGGATTGCCGCAGGACATTGCCAACGCAGCTCTGTTTCTGGTCAGCGACGCAGCCAGCTACGTAACCGGGGTAATCCTGCCGGTGGACGGCGGCCAGAACATGCTGGGTGGTGCGCCGCAGTACATGATGTACCAGCAGATGGGCCTAGCACAGCCGAAGCCCGAGAACACGCAATAA
- a CDS encoding sensor histidine kinase: protein MPDSVSPAPQASSMPASPPGSAGSRLQAVWPRTTLSSLLLRPFVVPFVLLGVVGVSVIAGVERNAQATRQVTEAQGRLLLINSLLRDISDLETGQRGYVITGQADFLKPYLDGLIAFNEHAAQLRARPATPLQLNNLNRAAGQLARWRRTAGDPQIRARRTSLEQAARLVSTGRRQLDDVRATLTTMREREDARLTAAVQSSAQTLRTVRQITVAGLLLTLLLLLFAALRMARTVARHLSQLTAGAQEISAGQYDRRLPHSGVQEIDELGEQFQEMARAVREREQALADSAQALQASNEQLAHSNRELEQFAYVASHDLQEPLRTIGSYTELLARRYQGQLDARADQYIAFTIEATRRMKTLIQDLLAFSRVRQGQRTFTAVDTEVLVREVLEHLDEQVRESGAQVQVAPGLPQVQGNLDLLRHAFHNLIGNALKFRSPDRTLQVAVSATREEDRERWVFHVQDNGIGIEEQYFDRIFGVFQRLHGVGEYSGSGIGLAVTRSAVEQHGGELWLGSRPGQGSTFHFSVPDHGAIPRPHPLQETVEP, encoded by the coding sequence ATGCCTGACTCTGTTTCACCTGCGCCGCAGGCATCCTCCATGCCGGCGTCTCCTCCAGGCTCAGCCGGTTCACGCCTTCAGGCTGTCTGGCCACGCACCACCCTGAGCTCGCTGTTGCTGCGCCCCTTCGTGGTGCCGTTTGTGCTCCTGGGCGTGGTCGGCGTGTCGGTGATCGCCGGCGTGGAACGCAACGCGCAGGCCACGCGGCAGGTCACCGAGGCGCAGGGCCGGCTGCTGCTGATCAACTCGCTGTTGCGTGACATCTCGGATCTGGAGACCGGGCAGCGTGGGTACGTCATCACCGGACAGGCCGACTTTCTCAAGCCTTACCTCGACGGCCTGATCGCTTTTAACGAGCACGCCGCACAGTTGCGAGCCCGCCCAGCGACGCCTTTGCAACTGAACAACCTGAACCGGGCCGCCGGGCAGCTCGCGCGCTGGCGCCGCACAGCAGGAGACCCGCAGATCCGCGCCCGCCGCACCTCGCTGGAGCAGGCTGCGCGGCTGGTCAGCACCGGCCGCCGGCAGCTTGATGACGTCCGGGCCACGTTGACCACCATGCGTGAGCGCGAGGACGCCCGCCTGACTGCGGCGGTGCAGTCCAGCGCTCAGACCCTGCGGACCGTACGTCAGATCACGGTGGCCGGGCTGCTGCTGACCCTGCTGCTGCTGCTGTTCGCGGCGCTGCGAATGGCCCGCACGGTGGCGCGTCATCTCTCGCAGCTGACTGCAGGCGCCCAGGAGATCTCGGCCGGCCAGTACGACCGACGGCTGCCGCATTCGGGGGTGCAGGAGATCGACGAACTGGGCGAGCAGTTCCAGGAGATGGCCCGCGCCGTGCGTGAACGCGAACAGGCGCTGGCAGACAGTGCCCAGGCGCTGCAGGCCAGCAATGAGCAGCTGGCCCACAGCAACCGCGAGCTCGAACAGTTTGCGTATGTGGCGAGCCACGACCTGCAAGAACCCCTGCGGACCATCGGCAGCTACACTGAACTGCTCGCGCGGCGCTACCAGGGCCAGCTCGACGCGCGCGCCGACCAGTACATTGCCTTTACCATCGAGGCGACCCGGCGCATGAAAACCCTGATCCAGGACCTGCTGGCCTTTTCACGGGTGCGCCAGGGCCAGCGGACCTTCACCGCAGTGGATACCGAGGTGCTTGTCCGCGAGGTGCTTGAGCACCTGGATGAGCAGGTGCGGGAAAGCGGCGCTCAGGTGCAGGTGGCGCCCGGCCTGCCGCAGGTTCAGGGCAACTTAGACCTGCTGCGGCACGCTTTCCATAACCTGATCGGCAACGCGCTGAAATTCCGCTCGCCTGACCGCACGCTGCAGGTTGCCGTCAGTGCCACCCGCGAGGAGGACCGCGAGCGCTGGGTCTTTCATGTACAGGACAACGGCATCGGCATCGAGGAGCAGTATTTTGATCGTATTTTTGGTGTGTTCCAGCGGCTGCACGGCGTGGGCGAGTACAGCGGGAGCGGCATCGGCCTGGCCGTTACTCGCAGCGCCGTCGAGCAGCACGGTGGCGAGCTCTGGCTGGGCTCCAGACCCGGCCAGGGCTCCACCTTCCATTTCAGCGTCCCCGACCACGGCGCCATTCCGCGCCCCCACCCGCTTCAGGAGACTGTAGAGCCATGA
- a CDS encoding DmpA family aminopeptidase codes for MTQGEPARGRVRDFAIRPGQLPCGPLNAITDVTGVLVGHVTLIEGEDTRTGVTAVRPHSGNLYQDRVPAGVSVGNGFGKLAGVTQVQELGELETPVVLTNTLCVSRGLDGLIDWTLHQPGNETVRSVNAVVGETNDGLLNDIRSRAVTPGHVLSALENAVSGPVPEGAVGAGTGTVAFGWKGGIGTSSRRAGEWTVGVLVQSNYGGQLTVCGVPLDLAAAPSPAPDGSVMILVATDAPLSDRNLTRLARRAFLGIARTGGFLANGSGDYAVAFSTHPQVRRTSMHRNPQAPPVADLANELTSPLFQAVVEATEEAVLNSLFMASTVRGHAGRTVEALPLEPTLQQLRRAGVIPG; via the coding sequence ATGACACAGGGAGAACCGGCACGCGGCCGGGTGCGCGACTTTGCAATCCGGCCGGGTCAGCTGCCCTGCGGCCCGCTCAACGCCATCACCGACGTGACCGGTGTACTGGTCGGCCACGTCACCCTGATAGAAGGCGAGGACACCCGTACTGGCGTCACAGCCGTGCGCCCTCACAGCGGCAACCTGTATCAGGACCGGGTCCCGGCGGGGGTGTCGGTCGGCAACGGCTTTGGCAAGCTGGCCGGCGTGACCCAGGTGCAAGAACTCGGCGAGCTGGAAACACCGGTTGTCCTGACCAACACGCTGTGCGTCTCCCGTGGCCTCGACGGTCTGATCGACTGGACCCTGCATCAGCCGGGCAATGAGACGGTACGCAGCGTCAATGCGGTCGTCGGCGAGACCAATGACGGGCTGCTCAACGACATCCGCAGCCGGGCCGTCACACCCGGACACGTGCTTTCAGCGCTGGAGAACGCCGTCAGTGGACCGGTACCGGAAGGCGCCGTAGGGGCGGGCACCGGCACGGTGGCTTTTGGTTGGAAAGGCGGAATCGGCACCAGTTCGCGCCGCGCCGGAGAGTGGACCGTGGGGGTGCTGGTCCAGAGCAACTACGGCGGTCAGCTGACCGTGTGTGGCGTCCCGCTCGATCTTGCCGCCGCACCCTCCCCTGCCCCTGACGGCTCGGTCATGATCCTGGTGGCCACCGACGCCCCGCTGAGCGACCGCAACCTGACCCGGCTGGCCCGGCGAGCTTTTCTGGGAATTGCGCGCACCGGGGGTTTTCTGGCCAACGGTTCCGGCGACTATGCCGTGGCCTTCAGCACCCACCCGCAGGTCCGGCGCACGTCCATGCACCGCAATCCACAGGCGCCGCCGGTTGCGGACCTCGCCAACGAGCTGACCTCACCCCTGTTTCAGGCGGTGGTGGAAGCCACCGAGGAAGCGGTCCTGAACTCCCTGTTCATGGCCAGTACGGTGCGTGGCCATGCTGGACGGACGGTGGAGGCCCTGCCTCTGGAGCCCACCCTGCAGCAGCTGCGGCGGGCCGGCGTTATCCCGGGCTGA